One window from the genome of Ovis canadensis isolate MfBH-ARS-UI-01 breed Bighorn chromosome 21, ARS-UI_OviCan_v2, whole genome shotgun sequence encodes:
- the LOC138427295 gene encoding olfactory receptor 8B3-like, whose amino-acid sequence MAPGNDSFVTEFILLGLTDQPDLQLPLFFLFLGIYIVTVLGNLGLMILIVLNSHLHTPMYFFLFNLSSIDLCYSSVFTPKMLSNFISKKNIISYMGCMTQLYFYCFFVISECFLLTSMAYDRYAAICKPLLYNVIMSPKVCSSLMFFCYLMAFSGAMAHTGCMLRLTFCDANTINHYFCDILPLLQLSCTSTYINELEMFIVVGINIIVPSFTIFVSYGLILSNILHVKSTEGRSKAFSTCSSHIIAVSLFFGSGAFMYLKPSSAVSMDEGKISSVFYTNTVPFLNPLIYSVRNKDVKHALRKTLRKNCSLK is encoded by the coding sequence ATGGCTCCTGGaaatgactcttttgtgactgaaTTCATCCTGTTGGGATTAACAGACCAACCAGATCTCCAACTCCccctattctttttatttctaggaaTATATATCGTCACTGTGCTGGGGAATTTGGGCTTGATGATCCTAATTGTGCTAAATTCACATCTGCACActcccatgtactttttcctctttaactTATCCTCTATAGACCTCTGTTATTCTTCTGTGTTTACACCAAAAATGCTAAGTAATTTCATATCAAAGAAGAACATTATTTCTTATATGGGATGCATGACCCAGCTctacttttactgtttttttgtCATTTCTGAATGCTTTCTGTTGACAtcaatggcctatgaccgctatgcgGCCATCTGTAAGCCACTTTTGTATAACGTTATCATGTCCCCTAAAGTGTGCTCCAGCCTTATGTTTTTTTGCTACTTGATGGCATTTTCTGGTGCCATGGCTCACACTGGATGCATGCTGAGACTGACCTTCTGTGATGCAAACACCATCAACCATTATTTCTGTGACATCCTCCCTCTGCTCCAGCTCTCCTGCACAAGCACCTATATCAATGAATTGGAAATGTTCATCGTGGTGGGCATCAACATCATTGTGCCCAGTTTCACAATCTTTGTCTCCTATGGTCTCATCCTGTCCAACATCCTCCATGTCAAGTCCACGGAGGGCAGGTCCAAAGCCTTCAGCACCTGCAGTTCCCACATTATTGCTGTTTCTCTGTTCTTTGGATCAGGGGCATTTATGTATCTCAAACCATCTTCTGCTGTGTCTATGGATGAGGGGAAAATCTCTTCTGTCTTTTATACAAATACTGTTCCCTTCCTCAACCCATTAATTTACAGTGTGAGGAACAAAGATGTCAAACATGCTCTGAGAAAAACCCTGAG